A window of Corallococcus macrosporus DSM 14697 contains these coding sequences:
- a CDS encoding GNAT family N-acetyltransferase codes for MVCTPGSNTPIPSPPELTISALTSDAPFEEMRTFCATPQDGFNPGSPVQVSDAEVTKTLADLKDCRALLAKWICVPVAGGLVTPPYEGTSELAGVATLQARRGRGIGAALVSRAAEEAFANGVNVLFLSNVTEEASRLYERAGFWFLARMLFMIDAAPAQSAGKVTP; via the coding sequence ATGGTGTGCACGCCCGGCAGCAACACGCCGATTCCCAGTCCACCCGAACTCACCATTTCGGCCCTCACCTCGGACGCACCGTTCGAGGAGATGCGTACCTTCTGCGCCACGCCCCAGGATGGCTTCAACCCGGGATCGCCCGTCCAGGTGAGTGACGCAGAGGTCACCAAGACGCTGGCGGACCTCAAGGACTGCCGCGCGCTGCTGGCGAAGTGGATTTGCGTGCCCGTCGCTGGCGGGCTGGTCACCCCGCCCTATGAGGGCACCTCCGAGCTCGCTGGCGTCGCGACGCTCCAAGCGCGGCGTGGCCGGGGTATCGGCGCGGCGCTGGTCTCTCGCGCGGCCGAGGAAGCTTTCGCCAATGGAGTCAACGTGCTCTTCCTCAGTAATGTCACCGAAGAGGCAAGCCGGCTCTACGAACGCGCCGGATTCTGGTTCCTTGCGCGCATGCTTTTCATGATCGACGCTGCGCCCGCTCAGTCCGCCGGAAAGGTGACGCCATGA
- a CDS encoding DUF6624 domain-containing protein: protein MLRLDRIDSTLRSQWVATEFKDRDLEGKLQALTDAGIEWLRDTIKAHGWPGHSLVGRSAAAAAWRLIQHAECSVAFQKRCLSLLRDAAARGDVPIQQVAYLTDVVRMREGKKQLYGTKFRKLKGQLVPYPIEKASSVDERRKQMNLPSLESYAQKLRRAFQPS, encoded by the coding sequence TTGCTGCGACTGGACCGCATCGACAGCACCTTGCGTTCACAGTGGGTGGCAACGGAATTCAAGGACCGCGACCTTGAAGGCAAGCTCCAGGCCCTCACGGACGCGGGCATCGAGTGGCTGCGAGACACCATCAAGGCCCACGGCTGGCCCGGACACAGCCTCGTGGGCCGGAGCGCGGCGGCCGCCGCCTGGCGCCTGATTCAACATGCCGAGTGCTCCGTGGCGTTCCAGAAGCGCTGCTTGAGCCTGCTGCGGGACGCGGCGGCGCGGGGGGATGTTCCCATCCAGCAGGTGGCCTATCTCACGGACGTCGTGCGCATGCGCGAGGGCAAGAAGCAACTGTATGGAACGAAGTTCCGCAAGCTGAAGGGCCAGCTCGTCCCCTACCCCATCGAAAAGGCGTCCTCGGTCGACGAGCGCAGGAAGCAGATGAACCTGCCCTCGTTGGAGTCCTACGCTCAGAAGCTCCGCCGCGCCTTCCAACCCTCCTGA
- a CDS encoding JmjC domain-containing protein has translation MPALEIATRFDWDTFVKRYWNQRPVLFKGTQASPFTVEDVFDAAAGATQRYLSRSYAPTSRPDVTFTIDRLRQLRARPWLPQASDGSLDGYDARMASQLGDRRYALIIATLHASGFRLWSRQRAFFSGLWQRVGMPVTGGITTLFHGTYEHSPVGVHLDRFTTFLFALRGRKRMRFWRKRPWREDVSTILDYQPYLASSFVAEVEPGDILYWPSTYYHVGESAGAGVASSVNVGIPITEHRTIYSVDDLLRGMLDETSLADQEWKQTRLASVSAPPLARGVLTQDGVLDTTLPKALTEAVRAFRDVSHPKEAQRHLQATWLKRLTSGGFEPVPPPTRARRLNDAHRVRLDPNFPVVFERDGATSWLCSANGHALHGVGGGRTIEIFFRKLNSGAELRVEELLRPFKPRRAATHDSDVIAATRDGMRGLLQKLHSFRVITLST, from the coding sequence ATGCCCGCCCTGGAAATCGCGACGCGCTTCGACTGGGACACCTTCGTCAAGCGCTACTGGAACCAGCGCCCCGTCCTCTTCAAGGGAACACAGGCGTCCCCCTTCACCGTGGAGGACGTCTTCGACGCGGCGGCCGGCGCCACCCAGCGCTATCTGTCCCGCAGCTACGCGCCGACGTCCCGGCCAGACGTCACCTTCACCATCGACCGGCTGCGCCAGCTCCGCGCCCGCCCGTGGCTCCCCCAGGCCTCGGATGGCTCCCTGGACGGCTACGACGCCCGGATGGCCTCCCAGCTTGGCGACCGCCGCTACGCCCTCATCATCGCGACCTTGCACGCCTCGGGCTTCCGGCTCTGGTCTCGGCAGCGCGCCTTCTTCTCCGGCCTGTGGCAGCGCGTCGGGATGCCCGTGACAGGTGGCATCACCACGCTGTTCCACGGGACCTACGAACACAGCCCCGTGGGCGTCCACCTGGACCGCTTCACCACGTTCCTGTTCGCGCTGCGCGGACGCAAGCGGATGCGCTTCTGGCGCAAGCGCCCCTGGCGCGAGGACGTCTCCACCATCCTGGACTACCAGCCGTACCTGGCATCGTCCTTCGTCGCGGAGGTGGAGCCCGGCGACATCCTCTACTGGCCCTCCACCTACTACCACGTCGGTGAGAGCGCCGGAGCCGGTGTGGCCAGCAGCGTGAACGTCGGCATCCCCATCACCGAGCACCGCACCATCTATTCCGTGGATGACCTGCTGCGAGGGATGCTCGACGAGACATCGCTCGCCGACCAGGAGTGGAAGCAGACGCGGCTGGCCTCCGTGTCAGCGCCGCCCCTGGCTCGCGGCGTCCTCACGCAGGACGGTGTCCTGGACACGACGCTGCCCAAGGCCCTCACCGAGGCCGTGCGCGCGTTTCGCGACGTCAGCCACCCGAAGGAGGCTCAGCGGCACCTCCAGGCCACCTGGCTCAAGCGTCTCACCTCGGGCGGCTTCGAGCCCGTGCCGCCGCCCACCCGCGCACGGCGCTTGAATGATGCACACCGCGTGCGACTGGACCCGAACTTCCCCGTCGTCTTTGAGCGAGACGGCGCCACGAGCTGGCTCTGCTCCGCCAATGGCCACGCGCTGCATGGCGTGGGAGGCGGACGCACCATTGAAATATTCTTCCGAAAGCTGAACTCCGGAGCGGAACTGCGCGTGGAGGAGCTGCTGCGTCCATTCAAGCCACGCCGCGCGGCGACACATGATTCAGATGTCATTGCCGCGACGCGTGATGGAATGCGCGGCCTCCTGCAAAAACTACATTCATTTCGTGTAATCACTCTCAGCACTTGA
- a CDS encoding thioesterase II family protein, which yields MTPESSTAAAESPWLVRRKPASSPRLRLFCFPYAGAGSLPYFRWPDLLPEADIEVCAIQPPGRENRLHEPSVEELPRLLDSLARELSPLFEVPFAFFGHSLGALIAFELTRELRRRGLPLPGTLFVSGSEAPSRRSGLPPLSGLRRDDFIRELSARYDGIPQQVLAQPEILDLILPILRADLKISESYTYQEEAPLPMRLCAFGGTRDPRVSEAALEAWRQQTHAAFSMKLFPGGHFFLNELTAQVVQAVHTELAAGAPRTP from the coding sequence ATGACTCCAGAATCCAGCACCGCGGCGGCCGAGTCCCCCTGGCTCGTCCGCCGCAAGCCCGCTTCGTCTCCTCGCCTCCGGCTGTTCTGCTTCCCCTACGCGGGGGCCGGCAGCCTCCCCTACTTCCGCTGGCCGGACCTGCTCCCCGAGGCGGACATCGAGGTGTGCGCCATCCAGCCTCCCGGCCGGGAGAACCGCCTCCATGAGCCCTCCGTGGAGGAGCTGCCGCGGCTGCTGGATTCGCTCGCGCGCGAGCTGTCACCGCTCTTCGAGGTGCCCTTCGCCTTCTTCGGCCACAGCCTGGGGGCGCTCATCGCCTTCGAGCTGACGCGCGAGCTGCGTCGCAGGGGCCTGCCACTGCCAGGCACCCTGTTCGTCTCGGGCTCCGAGGCGCCGTCACGCCGCAGCGGCCTGCCGCCCCTCAGCGGCCTGCGCCGCGACGACTTCATCCGTGAGCTGTCCGCCCGCTACGACGGCATCCCCCAGCAGGTCCTGGCGCAGCCGGAGATCCTGGACCTCATCCTCCCCATCCTCCGCGCCGACCTGAAGATTTCTGAGAGCTACACCTACCAGGAGGAGGCGCCGCTCCCGATGCGCCTGTGTGCCTTTGGCGGCACCCGGGATCCTCGCGTCTCTGAAGCCGCGCTCGAAGCGTGGCGGCAGCAGACCCACGCGGCCTTCTCGATGAAGCTGTTCCCAGGCGGCCACTTCTTCCTCAACGAGCTGACGGCCCAGGTGGTCCAGGCCGTCCACACCGAACTCGCAGCCGGAGCACCCCGAACGCCATGA
- a CDS encoding acyl carrier protein produces the protein MNRDDLLDDLTRYVAEELLDGDAEELDSSTPLLELGVLNSLETARMMGFIQKQYGITVPSESLKVENLQTISAIADLVYDAKSKQQQP, from the coding sequence ATGAACAGAGACGACCTGCTCGACGACCTGACCCGCTATGTCGCGGAGGAGCTCCTGGACGGGGACGCGGAGGAGCTCGACTCCTCCACGCCCCTGCTCGAGCTCGGTGTGCTGAACTCGCTGGAGACCGCCCGGATGATGGGCTTCATCCAGAAGCAGTACGGCATCACCGTGCCCTCGGAGTCGCTGAAGGTGGAGAACCTCCAGACGATCTCCGCCATCGCGGACCTCGTCTACGACGCGAAGTCCAAGCAGCAGCAGCCGTAG
- a CDS encoding type I polyketide synthase: MESMTPLQRAALAIKTLRARVDGLERARSEPIAVIGMGCRFPGGANDPNAYWELLRGGVDAVTTVPADRWDVDAYYAEDPDAGWKMFVREGGFLKQPIAAFDSEFFGISPREANYVDPQQRLMLEVSWEALEDAGIAPGSLMGSDTGVYVGFLSSDYGRVPFNAVQTRDLPYMGTGNELSFSAGRVSYVLGLQGPSMVVATACSSALVSAHLACQALRQGECSLALAGGVNVILRPDNNIVLSKMRALAPDGRSKTFDASANGYGRGEGCGVLVLKRLSEAQRDKDRILAVIRGSAVNHDGLSGGLTVPNGPAQEKLLRKALEAANLAPADVNYIEAHGTGTPLGDPIELRALDAVLRPGRAADAPLLVGSAKTNLGHLESAAGAAGMIKVVLSLGQNEIPPHLHFRTPNPAVDWQQLQIAIPTKVTPWPQGDKPRVAGVSGFGLSGVNAHVLIEEAPPAPARTPDAVPRPLHVLTLSGRTPQALNELAQRYTQALGGPGLAGQSLEDICFTANTGRDAFRHRLAVLGGTQEGLRDQLSAFLAGQTSPAVLSGKAEGQPRVAFLFTGQGAQWPGMGEELFRTEPIFRDTLLRCDEVLRPLLGQSLIELLHPSARDAQARSRLDETGFTQPALFALEYALAQVWMQWGIRPDFVMGHSVGEFVAACVSGVFTLEEGLELIATRARLMQSLPAGGTMAAVSAEAAEVEALLARYDGQVSIAALNGPRNVVISGREAAVGECVAELTRKGKRATMLRVSHAFHSALMDPILDAFSRAVAKVKLQPPSIPLISNLSGREAGKELLTPRYWVRHLREPVMFARGMQTLEQAGVKAFLEVGPKPTLVTMGQSCITKEDTLWVGSLRPERSDWQQMLEGLAALHVAGVPVDWRGVDQGRERHKVALPVYPFQRRHHWMDLNGSTWDIPGVSAAPEAGAARGHPLLGRLHASPSQVKQFESSVGAARPAFLKDHGVYGQVLMPGAAYVEMGLAAGASLFGAAGGSVDEITFSQALFLPEEGERRVQLLYSPEGERSGRFEIYSQEEHTGEGEPGWILHAHGKLSATAPAPGERVDVERLRATLSREVPVEGYYAKLGQAGLAYGPSFRGIQRLWRGEREVLGRLSLSGSAAAEAGQYLLQPALLDACFQMVGAVLDEEGDAAYLPVGVGQVQVLRGGLGEVWAHATLARSDDPKGPGFVCDLQLLTEDGERVATVERLLLRRIRREELLGAKSKRYQGWLYELEWQARPLEAHTAGTAGTGQAGTQCLLLADTAGVGARLAERLSGSGWHVVTVPADARTPINGRDAALALLGRLRPDATQGPLHVVDLWSLDGGEDDVPAQALAHGSRVLALAQALVEAKGTKTSLWLVTRGAQATTEQEHLSDLGSSVLWGLGKSVTREHPDLHCRRVDLDASAPEHEVALLHAELLGASGEDEVALRGTTRRVPRLVRSRKLRGASGDTALKPDASYLVTGGLGGLGLVVAERLAERGARHLVLMGRREPGPEARARLDALEQRGVTIHCVQGDVAVAADVERVLAGLSGRVPPLRGVIHSAGVIDDGLFMQMTPERLARAFAPKVSGGWNLHRALQGTALDFFVVFSSAASLIGSAGQANYVAANAFLDALARFRQAEGLPALSLNWGAWAEVGAAAEEQIRRRMEQLGFGVIPPEEGLQVFEQALSLRGQLGVLPVDWAVLGRRGRSPLFEAFIEKASPAAGEGIRQRLERLPPKERRGALRAHVGELVNGVLGRPVTEPLDPNQGFFEFGMDSLMSVELRNVLQRSLGTSLPATVAFDNPTVNGLVDYLAAEVLGLKEDAAAAPAQEAPEDAELEALLADVGGLDDEAVQAMLRRGR, from the coding sequence ATGGAGTCGATGACGCCCTTGCAACGGGCGGCATTGGCCATCAAGACCCTCCGGGCGCGCGTGGATGGTCTGGAACGCGCGCGCTCGGAGCCCATCGCCGTCATCGGCATGGGGTGCCGGTTCCCCGGTGGCGCGAACGACCCCAACGCGTACTGGGAGCTGCTGCGCGGCGGCGTCGACGCCGTGACCACCGTCCCGGCGGACCGCTGGGACGTGGATGCGTACTACGCGGAGGACCCGGACGCGGGCTGGAAGATGTTCGTGCGCGAGGGGGGATTCCTCAAGCAGCCCATCGCCGCCTTCGACAGTGAGTTCTTCGGGATTTCGCCGCGCGAGGCGAACTACGTCGACCCGCAGCAGCGGCTGATGCTGGAGGTGTCCTGGGAGGCGCTGGAGGACGCCGGAATCGCTCCCGGCTCCCTCATGGGCAGCGACACGGGCGTCTACGTCGGCTTCCTGAGCAGTGACTACGGGCGCGTTCCCTTCAACGCGGTGCAGACGCGCGACCTGCCGTACATGGGCACCGGCAACGAGCTGAGCTTCTCCGCTGGCCGCGTGTCCTATGTGCTGGGGCTCCAGGGGCCGTCCATGGTGGTGGCGACGGCGTGCTCGTCGGCGCTCGTCTCCGCCCACCTGGCCTGCCAGGCGCTGCGGCAGGGGGAGTGCTCGCTGGCGCTGGCGGGCGGCGTGAATGTGATTCTCCGGCCGGACAACAACATCGTCCTGTCGAAGATGCGGGCGCTGGCGCCGGATGGGCGCTCGAAGACGTTCGACGCCTCCGCCAACGGCTACGGCCGAGGCGAGGGCTGCGGCGTGCTGGTGCTCAAGCGGCTCTCGGAGGCGCAGCGGGACAAGGACCGCATCCTGGCCGTCATCCGGGGCTCCGCGGTGAACCATGACGGGCTCAGTGGCGGCCTGACGGTGCCCAACGGGCCCGCGCAGGAGAAGCTGCTGCGCAAGGCGCTGGAGGCCGCGAACCTCGCGCCCGCGGACGTGAACTACATCGAAGCCCACGGCACCGGCACGCCGCTGGGGGACCCCATCGAGCTGCGGGCGCTGGACGCGGTGCTCCGGCCTGGCCGCGCCGCGGATGCGCCGCTGCTGGTGGGCTCCGCGAAGACGAACCTGGGGCACCTGGAGTCCGCGGCGGGCGCGGCGGGGATGATCAAGGTCGTCCTGTCCCTGGGGCAGAACGAAATCCCGCCGCACCTCCACTTCCGCACGCCCAACCCGGCCGTGGACTGGCAGCAGTTGCAGATCGCCATCCCCACGAAGGTGACGCCCTGGCCCCAGGGCGACAAGCCTCGGGTCGCGGGCGTCAGCGGCTTCGGGCTCAGCGGCGTCAACGCCCACGTGCTCATCGAGGAGGCTCCACCGGCGCCGGCGCGGACGCCGGATGCGGTGCCTCGGCCGCTTCATGTCCTGACGTTGTCGGGCCGGACGCCGCAGGCGCTGAACGAGCTGGCGCAGCGCTACACGCAGGCGCTCGGTGGCCCGGGGCTCGCGGGGCAGTCCCTGGAGGACATCTGCTTCACCGCGAACACCGGCCGCGACGCCTTCCGGCACCGGCTCGCGGTGTTGGGCGGCACCCAGGAGGGCCTGCGGGACCAGCTCAGCGCCTTCCTGGCGGGGCAGACGTCTCCCGCGGTGCTGAGCGGCAAGGCGGAGGGGCAACCCCGCGTCGCCTTCCTGTTCACCGGACAGGGCGCGCAGTGGCCAGGCATGGGCGAGGAGCTGTTCCGGACCGAGCCCATCTTCCGGGACACGCTCCTGCGCTGTGACGAGGTGCTGCGGCCGTTGCTGGGCCAGTCGCTCATCGAGCTGCTGCATCCCTCGGCGCGGGACGCCCAGGCGCGCTCACGGCTGGACGAGACGGGCTTCACCCAGCCCGCGTTGTTCGCGCTCGAGTACGCCCTGGCGCAGGTGTGGATGCAGTGGGGCATCCGCCCGGACTTCGTGATGGGCCACTCCGTGGGCGAGTTCGTGGCGGCCTGCGTGTCCGGCGTCTTCACCCTGGAGGAAGGGCTGGAGCTCATCGCCACGCGCGCCCGCCTGATGCAGTCGCTGCCCGCGGGTGGGACGATGGCGGCCGTGTCCGCGGAGGCGGCGGAGGTGGAGGCGCTGCTGGCCCGGTACGACGGGCAGGTGTCCATCGCGGCGCTCAATGGCCCGCGCAACGTGGTGATCTCCGGGCGCGAGGCCGCGGTCGGCGAATGCGTGGCCGAGCTGACGCGCAAGGGCAAGCGCGCCACGATGCTGCGCGTCTCGCACGCGTTCCACTCCGCGTTGATGGACCCCATCCTCGACGCGTTCTCCCGCGCCGTGGCGAAGGTGAAACTCCAGCCGCCGTCCATCCCGCTGATTTCGAACCTGAGCGGGCGCGAGGCCGGCAAGGAGCTCCTGACGCCCCGGTACTGGGTGCGGCACCTGCGCGAGCCGGTGATGTTCGCCCGGGGCATGCAGACGCTGGAGCAGGCCGGCGTGAAGGCCTTCCTGGAGGTCGGTCCCAAGCCGACGCTGGTGACCATGGGCCAGTCCTGCATCACGAAGGAGGACACGCTCTGGGTGGGCAGCCTGCGGCCGGAGCGCTCCGACTGGCAGCAGATGCTGGAAGGGCTCGCGGCGCTTCACGTCGCGGGCGTGCCGGTGGACTGGCGCGGCGTGGACCAGGGGCGAGAGCGCCACAAGGTCGCGCTGCCCGTCTATCCCTTCCAGCGGCGCCACCACTGGATGGACCTCAACGGGTCGACGTGGGACATCCCGGGCGTCAGCGCGGCGCCGGAAGCAGGGGCGGCGCGAGGCCATCCCCTCCTGGGGCGCCTGCACGCGTCGCCTTCGCAGGTGAAGCAGTTCGAGTCCTCGGTGGGCGCGGCCAGGCCCGCCTTCCTGAAGGACCACGGCGTCTACGGACAGGTTCTGATGCCTGGCGCGGCCTACGTGGAGATGGGGCTCGCGGCGGGGGCGTCGCTCTTCGGCGCGGCGGGCGGGTCGGTGGATGAAATCACCTTCTCGCAGGCCCTCTTCCTCCCGGAGGAGGGGGAGCGCCGGGTGCAGCTCCTCTATTCACCCGAGGGCGAGCGCTCGGGGCGCTTTGAAATCTACAGCCAGGAGGAGCACACGGGCGAAGGTGAGCCCGGGTGGATCCTCCATGCCCACGGCAAGCTCTCCGCGACGGCGCCCGCGCCCGGTGAGCGCGTCGACGTGGAGCGGCTCCGAGCCACGCTGTCGCGCGAGGTGCCCGTGGAGGGTTACTACGCGAAGCTGGGCCAGGCGGGGCTCGCGTACGGCCCCAGCTTCCGAGGCATCCAGCGCCTCTGGCGAGGCGAGCGCGAGGTGCTGGGGCGCCTGTCCCTGTCGGGCAGCGCGGCGGCGGAGGCCGGGCAGTATCTGCTCCAGCCCGCGCTCCTGGACGCGTGTTTCCAGATGGTGGGCGCGGTGCTCGACGAGGAGGGGGACGCCGCGTACCTGCCCGTGGGCGTGGGCCAGGTGCAGGTGCTTCGCGGCGGCCTGGGCGAGGTGTGGGCCCACGCGACGCTGGCGCGGAGTGATGACCCGAAGGGGCCCGGCTTCGTCTGCGACCTCCAGTTGCTCACGGAGGACGGCGAGCGCGTGGCCACCGTGGAGCGCCTGCTGCTCCGGCGCATCAGACGGGAAGAGCTGCTGGGCGCGAAGAGCAAGCGCTACCAGGGCTGGCTGTACGAGCTGGAGTGGCAGGCTCGGCCCTTGGAGGCGCACACGGCGGGCACGGCAGGCACGGGGCAGGCTGGAACACAGTGCCTCCTCCTCGCGGACACGGCGGGCGTGGGCGCGCGCCTCGCCGAGCGCCTGAGCGGAAGCGGCTGGCACGTGGTGACGGTGCCCGCCGACGCACGGACGCCCATCAACGGCCGCGACGCGGCGCTCGCGCTCCTGGGCCGACTGCGCCCGGACGCGACGCAGGGCCCGCTGCATGTCGTGGACTTGTGGAGCCTGGACGGCGGCGAGGACGACGTGCCCGCCCAGGCCCTGGCGCATGGCTCCCGCGTGCTCGCGCTCGCCCAGGCGCTCGTGGAGGCCAAGGGGACGAAGACCTCGCTCTGGCTCGTGACTCGCGGCGCCCAGGCGACGACGGAGCAGGAGCACCTCTCCGACCTGGGGAGCTCCGTCCTGTGGGGCCTGGGCAAGTCCGTCACGCGCGAACATCCGGACCTGCACTGCCGGCGCGTGGACCTGGACGCCAGCGCGCCCGAGCACGAGGTGGCGCTGCTTCACGCCGAGCTGCTGGGCGCGAGCGGCGAGGACGAAGTCGCCCTGCGCGGGACGACGCGCCGTGTGCCCCGGTTGGTGCGGAGCCGGAAGCTGCGGGGGGCCAGCGGCGACACCGCGTTGAAGCCGGACGCGAGCTACCTGGTCACCGGCGGCCTTGGGGGACTGGGGCTCGTCGTCGCGGAGCGCCTGGCGGAGCGGGGCGCCCGTCACCTCGTGCTGATGGGGCGGCGTGAGCCTGGGCCCGAGGCGCGCGCGCGCCTGGATGCGCTGGAGCAGCGCGGCGTCACCATCCACTGCGTGCAGGGAGACGTGGCGGTGGCCGCGGACGTCGAGCGCGTCCTCGCCGGACTCTCCGGCCGGGTGCCGCCCCTGCGTGGCGTCATCCACTCCGCGGGGGTCATCGACGACGGCCTCTTCATGCAGATGACGCCGGAGCGGCTGGCCAGGGCCTTCGCGCCCAAGGTCTCCGGCGGGTGGAACCTCCACCGCGCGCTGCAAGGCACGGCGCTGGACTTCTTCGTCGTGTTCTCCTCGGCGGCGTCGCTCATCGGCTCGGCGGGGCAGGCCAACTACGTGGCCGCCAATGCGTTCCTGGACGCGCTGGCGCGCTTCCGTCAGGCCGAAGGGCTGCCTGCCCTGAGCCTGAACTGGGGGGCCTGGGCGGAGGTGGGCGCGGCCGCGGAGGAGCAGATTCGCCGCCGCATGGAGCAGCTTGGCTTCGGCGTGATTCCGCCAGAGGAAGGGCTCCAGGTCTTCGAGCAGGCCCTGTCGTTGCGTGGGCAGCTCGGCGTCCTCCCGGTGGACTGGGCGGTGCTGGGGCGGCGTGGGCGCTCGCCGCTGTTCGAAGCCTTCATCGAGAAGGCCAGCCCCGCGGCGGGCGAGGGCATTCGTCAGCGCTTGGAGCGGCTGCCGCCCAAGGAGCGGCGCGGTGCCCTGCGCGCGCACGTGGGCGAGCTGGTCAACGGCGTGCTGGGGCGGCCTGTCACGGAGCCGTTGGATCCGAACCAGGGCTTCTTCGAGTTCGGCATGGACTCGCTGATGTCCGTGGAGCTGCGCAACGTCCTTCAGCGGAGCCTGGGCACCTCGTTGCCCGCGACGGTGGCCTTCGACAACCCCACCGTCAACGGGCTGGTGGACTACCTGGCGGCAGAGGTGCTGGGGCTGAAGGAAGACGCGGCGGCGGCCCCCGCGCAGGAGGCGCCAGAGGACGCGGAACTGGAGGCGCTCCTGGCGGACGTCGGCGGCCTGGACGACGAGGCCGTCCAGGCCATGCTGCGACGGGGCCGGTGA
- a CDS encoding ArsA family ATPase produces MTRIILVSGRGGAGKTTVAAATALAASRRGLRTLVLSFDLTHGLGAAMGQEGALFSGPRGVPVGVNDHLSFHEVDVGEELRRGWNGGQGGLSALVDGGLERVSAEEVAMTAEVAHVVMLLRLGEYVRAQQHDLLVVDCPSTGAALHLLNTVPAMRWYARKQEAPTQPGRKARLLAASLHGADASLEVRDRLNAVDALLRDPTVTTLRLVTTADTVSVQETQRAYTYFSLHELAVDCVVINRLAQEAQQPHVERLQGAFSSLLVLKVPHQAAEVVGEKPLDTFAEQLYQGEDPVSLTAPQAPLGIRKAAVDAYTLEVRLPFVAKSEVELTRRGAEFVIQVGAVRRNVVLPRMIALLPTSGAHMEGDRLIVSFQKERGV; encoded by the coding sequence ATGACGCGCATCATTCTTGTCTCCGGAAGAGGGGGCGCCGGGAAGACCACGGTGGCGGCCGCCACCGCGCTCGCGGCCTCGCGCCGGGGCCTTCGCACCCTGGTGCTCTCCTTCGACCTGACCCATGGGCTCGGCGCGGCCATGGGCCAGGAAGGCGCGCTCTTCTCCGGGCCCCGGGGCGTCCCCGTGGGCGTCAACGACCACCTGTCCTTCCACGAGGTGGACGTGGGCGAGGAGCTCCGCCGGGGTTGGAACGGAGGCCAGGGCGGCCTGTCCGCGCTCGTGGATGGCGGTCTGGAGCGGGTGAGCGCGGAGGAGGTGGCGATGACGGCCGAGGTGGCCCACGTCGTCATGCTCCTCCGGCTGGGCGAGTACGTCCGCGCGCAGCAGCACGACCTGCTCGTCGTGGACTGCCCGTCCACGGGCGCGGCCCTGCACCTGCTCAACACCGTGCCGGCGATGCGCTGGTACGCGCGCAAGCAGGAGGCGCCCACGCAGCCCGGGCGCAAGGCGCGGCTGTTGGCCGCGAGCCTCCACGGCGCGGACGCGAGCCTGGAGGTTCGCGACCGGCTGAACGCCGTGGACGCGCTGCTGCGCGACCCGACGGTGACGACCTTGCGGCTGGTGACCACCGCGGACACGGTGTCCGTGCAGGAGACGCAGCGGGCGTACACGTACTTCAGCCTGCATGAGCTCGCGGTGGACTGCGTCGTCATCAACCGCCTCGCGCAGGAGGCGCAGCAGCCGCACGTCGAAAGACTCCAGGGCGCGTTCTCGTCGCTCCTGGTGTTGAAGGTCCCGCACCAGGCCGCCGAGGTGGTGGGGGAGAAGCCGCTCGACACCTTCGCGGAGCAGCTCTACCAGGGCGAGGACCCCGTTTCTCTCACGGCCCCGCAGGCTCCCCTGGGCATCCGCAAGGCCGCCGTGGATGCGTACACGCTGGAGGTCCGGCTCCCCTTCGTGGCGAAGAGCGAGGTCGAGCTCACTCGCCGCGGCGCGGAGTTCGTCATCCAGGTCGGGGCCGTCCGGCGCAACGTGGTGTTGCCTCGGATGATTGCACTCCTCCCGACGTCGGGCGCCCACATGGAGGGCGACCGGCTCATCGTGAGTTTTCAAAAGGAAAGAGGTGTCTGA